A genomic window from Halorubrum lacusprofundi ATCC 49239 includes:
- a CDS encoding beta-ribofuranosylaminobenzene 5'-phosphate synthase family protein, protein MARVSAGARLHFGFCNLSLSHERLYGALGLGLAEPRVVVDAEPDSEITVAVETPTTDSATRNDIREYATTATDLLGVDGAQITVHETLPRHAGLGSGTQLAAATLAAVAAAHGKDPRVRERAPALGRGGRSGVGVATFEAGGFVLDAGHPTARFTTDRPADGEWTVPPVAARHAVPDDWRFLLVRPDADPGRSGDAEDDAMRTAVERAEPGLADRIGGIVTRRVLPAIATGNAERFGAAVAEIGRLNGAWYADEQGGVYRPPVGDVVASLSDAAAVFGAGQSSWGPTVYGITDAANATAAASAGERALDEAGVDGSVSVVEAANGGARVTGRE, encoded by the coding sequence ATGGCACGCGTGAGCGCCGGGGCGCGGCTCCACTTCGGCTTCTGTAACCTCAGCCTCTCGCACGAGCGGCTGTACGGCGCCCTCGGGCTCGGGCTCGCGGAACCTCGCGTCGTCGTCGACGCGGAGCCAGATTCGGAGATAACCGTCGCTGTCGAGACGCCCACAACTGATTCAGCCACCCGCAACGACATCCGCGAGTACGCCACCACCGCCACCGACCTGCTCGGCGTCGATGGCGCCCAAATCACGGTCCACGAGACGCTCCCGCGCCACGCCGGACTCGGGAGCGGCACCCAGCTGGCCGCGGCGACGCTCGCAGCGGTCGCGGCCGCCCACGGGAAGGACCCCCGCGTCCGCGAGCGCGCCCCGGCGCTCGGCCGCGGCGGGCGCTCGGGCGTCGGCGTCGCGACCTTCGAGGCGGGCGGGTTCGTGCTCGACGCGGGCCACCCCACCGCACGGTTCACCACCGACCGCCCCGCCGACGGCGAGTGGACCGTGCCGCCGGTGGCCGCCCGCCACGCCGTCCCCGACGACTGGCGGTTCCTGCTCGTGCGCCCCGACGCCGACCCAGGCCGGAGCGGTGACGCCGAGGACGACGCGATGCGGACCGCGGTCGAGCGGGCGGAACCCGGGCTCGCAGACCGGATCGGCGGGATCGTCACCCGGCGCGTGCTCCCCGCGATCGCGACCGGGAACGCCGAGCGCTTCGGCGCCGCAGTCGCGGAGATCGGCCGGCTCAACGGTGCGTGGTACGCCGACGAACAGGGCGGGGTCTACCGCCCGCCGGTCGGCGACGTGGTCGCATCGCTGTCGGACGCCGCGGCCGTGTTCGGCGCCGGGCAGTCGTCGTGGGGGCCGACCGTATACGGAATCACGGACGCCGCGAACGCGACTGCGGCCGCGAGCGCGGGCGAGCGCGCCCTCGACGAGGCGGGCGTTGACGGGTCGGTCTCGGTCGTCGAGGCGGCCAACGGCGGGGCGCGGGTGACGGGGCGGGAGTGA
- a CDS encoding alpha/beta hydrolase has product MTRRDPVNRAQRRLDRPPRERFATRELAFDADGDTCRGTLYLPGGDDEDSPVVVMAPGLGAERSFGYPAVAERFADAGYAAFLFDYREFGASDGDSQVVDPAGQRADYAAAIDRVQRVDAIGRELVLWGASLSAAHVLTLAAERRDVDAVIGAVPMLDGRAIARRRGVKYLARSGVAGVRDLLGHRVGRGRTVPIVGTTEELAAITEPGTKRKYLDLVDRESTWRNETPARSLLRVASYRPVEQLDEIRAPTLLLAGTHDAIVDSEAVVDAGETLSRGTVVTMPADHFSPFGEDFEPAVGHQLSFLRDALD; this is encoded by the coding sequence GTGACCCGCAGAGACCCGGTGAACCGTGCCCAGCGGCGGCTCGACCGGCCGCCGCGCGAGCGGTTCGCCACCCGCGAGCTCGCGTTCGACGCCGACGGCGACACCTGTCGCGGCACGCTGTATCTCCCCGGCGGCGACGATGAGGACTCGCCAGTCGTCGTGATGGCACCGGGGCTCGGCGCGGAGCGGAGCTTCGGCTACCCGGCGGTGGCGGAGCGGTTTGCCGACGCCGGCTACGCGGCGTTCCTCTTCGATTACCGCGAGTTCGGGGCCTCAGACGGCGACTCGCAGGTCGTCGATCCCGCCGGCCAGCGCGCGGATTACGCGGCCGCGATCGACCGCGTCCAACGAGTCGACGCGATCGGTCGCGAGCTGGTCCTCTGGGGCGCGTCGCTGTCGGCTGCACACGTCCTCACGCTCGCGGCGGAGCGGCGCGACGTCGACGCCGTGATCGGCGCGGTCCCGATGCTCGACGGGCGAGCGATCGCCCGGCGCCGAGGCGTGAAGTACCTCGCGCGCTCCGGGGTCGCGGGCGTCCGCGACCTGCTCGGCCACCGGGTCGGTCGCGGGCGGACCGTCCCGATCGTTGGTACCACCGAGGAGTTGGCCGCGATCACGGAGCCGGGGACGAAGCGGAAGTACCTCGATCTGGTCGACCGGGAGTCGACGTGGCGCAACGAGACGCCCGCGCGGTCCCTGCTGCGGGTGGCGAGCTATCGCCCGGTCGAACAGCTCGACGAGATCCGAGCGCCGACACTGCTTCTGGCCGGCACCCACGACGCCATCGTCGACAGCGAGGCGGTCGTCGACGCGGGCGAGACGCTGTCGCGCGGGACCGTCGTCACCATGCCCGCGGACCACTTCTCCCCGTTCGGCGAGGACTTCGAGCCGGCAGTTGGTCATCAGCTTTCCTTCTTGCGGGACGCGCTCGACTGA
- a CDS encoding YcaO-like family protein, whose translation MDIGLVGDGPAVEAVSAALGDVDVNVMPVEVGLLDGFDLAVVVDTAGSETFAAANEHLDRWVAIEVGGLGGVPLEPVDAAVTAFDETCYDCLRRRVASGGAEPADAPAGRRSAVRYAGALAGRRVIQLLAGDPVADTVVEVPGAERTLLPVPGCDCGADPGDALPREHQERSLSDAIDRAERAVDPRIGLLSEVGEQESFPVPYYVARVADTTPFSDARAAEFGGGVDAGWDAAFMKALGEGLERYAAGVYRGASFTRAPAANVPNPVAPDAFVRPESAEPYARDDRLPWVTGEHLGTGEVASLPAEFVHFPPPENRYRPAITTGLGLGNSGPHAALSGLYEAIERDATMTSWYSTADPLGIEVDDEGFAELEKRARTESLSVTPLLVTTDIDVPVVAVGVHREGDWPRFAAGSGADLDPAAAARSALAEALQNWTELRSMGPDAAAKQGAAIGRHADFPAETRAFFDADATVPAESLGEPELSGGDELAAVVDRAEAVGLEPYVARTTTRDLAALGFEAVRVLVPGAQPLFTGDPFFGDRARDVPRSMGFEPDLEKAYHPFP comes from the coding sequence ATGGATATCGGACTTGTCGGTGACGGCCCCGCGGTCGAGGCCGTCTCGGCCGCGCTCGGCGACGTCGACGTGAACGTGATGCCCGTCGAAGTGGGGCTGCTCGACGGGTTCGACCTCGCGGTCGTGGTCGACACCGCCGGATCGGAGACGTTCGCCGCCGCCAACGAGCACCTGGACCGCTGGGTCGCAATCGAGGTCGGCGGACTCGGCGGCGTCCCCCTGGAGCCTGTCGACGCCGCGGTGACCGCCTTCGACGAGACCTGCTACGACTGCCTCCGGCGACGCGTCGCCAGCGGCGGAGCCGAGCCCGCCGACGCGCCGGCCGGCCGCCGGTCGGCCGTGCGCTACGCCGGCGCGCTGGCCGGGCGCCGCGTCATCCAACTGCTCGCCGGCGACCCGGTCGCCGACACGGTCGTCGAGGTACCGGGTGCCGAGCGCACCCTCCTCCCGGTTCCCGGCTGTGACTGCGGCGCCGACCCGGGCGACGCGCTGCCCCGCGAGCATCAGGAGCGATCGCTATCGGACGCGATCGACCGCGCGGAGCGGGCGGTCGATCCCCGAATTGGTCTGCTCTCGGAGGTGGGCGAACAGGAGTCGTTCCCCGTGCCGTACTACGTCGCGCGGGTCGCCGACACGACGCCCTTCTCCGACGCGCGGGCGGCCGAGTTCGGCGGCGGCGTCGACGCCGGGTGGGACGCCGCGTTCATGAAGGCGCTCGGCGAGGGGTTAGAGCGGTACGCCGCCGGAGTCTACCGCGGGGCGTCGTTCACGCGCGCGCCGGCCGCGAACGTCCCGAATCCCGTGGCGCCCGACGCGTTCGTCCGTCCCGAGAGCGCGGAGCCGTACGCCCGCGACGACCGACTTCCGTGGGTGACCGGCGAGCATCTCGGAACCGGGGAGGTCGCGAGTCTGCCGGCGGAGTTCGTCCACTTCCCGCCGCCGGAGAACCGGTATCGGCCCGCGATCACGACCGGGCTCGGCCTCGGAAACTCCGGACCGCACGCGGCGCTGTCGGGACTCTACGAGGCGATCGAGCGCGACGCGACGATGACAAGTTGGTACTCGACGGCCGACCCGCTCGGAATCGAGGTCGACGACGAGGGGTTCGCGGAACTGGAGAAACGCGCCCGCACCGAGTCGCTGTCGGTGACCCCGCTCCTCGTCACGACCGACATCGACGTGCCCGTCGTCGCGGTCGGCGTGCATCGCGAGGGCGACTGGCCCCGCTTCGCGGCGGGGTCGGGCGCCGACCTCGATCCCGCCGCCGCGGCCCGGAGCGCGCTCGCGGAGGCGCTCCAGAACTGGACCGAACTCCGGTCGATGGGTCCCGACGCGGCCGCAAAGCAGGGTGCGGCGATCGGTCGCCACGCCGACTTCCCGGCGGAGACGCGGGCGTTCTTCGACGCGGACGCGACGGTCCCCGCCGAATCGCTCGGCGAGCCGGAGCTGTCGGGAGGCGACGAGCTAGCCGCCGTCGTCGACCGCGCCGAGGCGGTCGGACTGGAGCCGTACGTCGCGCGGACGACGACCCGAGACCTCGCCGCGCTCGGCTTCGAGGCGGTCCGCGTGCTCGTTCCCGGCGCGCAGCCGCTGTTCACCGGCGACCCGTTCTTCGGCGACCGCGCCCGCGACGTGCCCCGATCGATGGGGTTCGAGCCCGACTTGGAGAAGGCGTACCACCCGTTCCCCTGA
- a CDS encoding mRNA surveillance protein pelota, which translates to MRISDRGYGEEGRERLTLVPENVDDLWHLAHVLEPGDLVEGDTTRRIQRNDDQMRDTGGQREHLFVTLQVDEVEFARFANRLRVSGVIVGCSREDQLNAHHTINVEEHDEITVEKHFKPDQTERLEEATEAAENPDVAIATVEEGAAYVHTVQQYGTEEYASFTKPTGKGDYSRPREELFAELGEALAHLDADAVILAGPGFTKQDALDYITEEYRDLADRITTVDTSAAGDRGVHEVLKRGAVDEVQKETRISKEATLIDDLTAEIAQGAKATYGPEDVAEAAEFGAIETLLVVDDRLRTERQGEGDWSIDVNEVIESVEQQGGDVVVFSSEFAPGEQLSNLGGIAAILRYRLQ; encoded by the coding sequence ATGCGCATCAGCGACCGGGGCTACGGCGAGGAGGGCCGGGAACGGCTCACCCTCGTCCCCGAGAACGTCGACGACCTCTGGCACCTCGCGCACGTCCTCGAACCCGGGGACCTCGTCGAGGGCGACACCACCCGCCGGATCCAGCGAAACGACGACCAGATGCGGGACACCGGCGGCCAGCGCGAACACCTCTTCGTGACGCTACAGGTCGACGAGGTGGAGTTCGCCCGGTTCGCCAACCGGCTGCGCGTGTCGGGCGTCATCGTCGGCTGCTCGCGTGAGGACCAGCTCAACGCCCACCACACGATCAACGTCGAGGAGCACGACGAGATAACGGTGGAAAAGCACTTCAAGCCGGACCAGACCGAGCGGCTGGAGGAGGCGACCGAGGCCGCCGAGAATCCCGACGTGGCCATCGCGACCGTCGAGGAGGGGGCCGCCTACGTCCACACGGTCCAGCAGTACGGCACCGAGGAGTACGCCTCGTTCACGAAGCCGACCGGGAAGGGCGACTACTCTCGGCCGCGCGAGGAGCTGTTCGCCGAACTGGGCGAGGCGCTCGCGCATCTCGACGCCGACGCGGTGATCCTCGCTGGTCCGGGGTTCACGAAGCAGGACGCGCTCGACTACATCACCGAGGAGTACCGCGATCTGGCCGATCGGATCACCACCGTCGACACCTCCGCCGCGGGCGATCGGGGCGTCCACGAGGTGCTCAAGCGCGGCGCGGTCGACGAGGTGCAGAAGGAGACCCGGATCTCCAAGGAGGCGACGCTCATCGACGACCTCACCGCCGAGATCGCGCAGGGCGCGAAGGCGACCTACGGCCCCGAGGATGTGGCCGAGGCCGCCGAGTTCGGCGCGATCGAGACCCTGCTCGTCGTCGACGACCGCCTCCGCACCGAGCGACAGGGCGAGGGCGACTGGTCGATCGACGTCAACGAGGTGATCGAGTCTGTCGAACAGCAGGGCGGCGACGTGGTCGTCTTCTCCTCGGAGTTCGCCCCCGGCGAACAGCTCTCGAACCTCGGTGGGATCGCCGCGATCTTGCGCTATCGACTGCAGTAG
- the tbsP gene encoding transcriptional regulator TbsP, protein MVSNLLEADVENVLDAAFAGDDQELFVVDPSAETIVSLVEAAIDRDDLPEMSMLVDERTLKDVMEDFLVASKAADLVADGVLDLRLLGETVDNALFVSPSRVVVLVSTDDRVAALASDDDEFVAEVFETHSDAFADAETYGLRTPAISRVRETMAAEIGEATREDFDAVLAAMDSARGADGEVDEVTVALLVAAKNDVLLYDISKWGEDVGIASKATFSRTKTRLEDLGIIDTEKVPIDVGRPRLRLKLGDERLNGLDAAELAAEVAEMMA, encoded by the coding sequence ATGGTGTCGAATTTACTGGAGGCAGACGTCGAAAATGTCCTCGACGCGGCGTTCGCGGGGGACGATCAAGAGCTGTTCGTCGTCGACCCCTCTGCGGAGACGATAGTGTCGCTGGTCGAGGCGGCAATCGATCGCGACGACCTACCGGAGATGTCGATGCTCGTCGACGAACGGACGCTGAAGGATGTGATGGAGGACTTCCTCGTCGCGTCGAAGGCGGCCGACCTCGTCGCTGACGGTGTACTCGACCTCCGGCTGCTCGGCGAGACAGTCGACAACGCGCTGTTCGTCTCCCCGTCGCGAGTCGTCGTGCTCGTGAGCACCGACGACCGCGTCGCCGCGCTTGCCTCGGACGACGACGAGTTCGTCGCCGAGGTGTTCGAGACCCACAGCGACGCCTTCGCGGACGCCGAGACGTACGGTCTCCGAACCCCCGCGATCAGTCGCGTCCGGGAGACGATGGCAGCCGAGATCGGCGAGGCGACCCGCGAGGACTTCGACGCCGTGCTCGCCGCGATGGACTCCGCCCGTGGCGCCGACGGCGAGGTCGACGAAGTGACCGTCGCACTGCTCGTCGCCGCGAAGAACGACGTGCTCCTGTACGACATCTCGAAGTGGGGCGAGGACGTGGGGATCGCCTCGAAGGCGACGTTCTCCCGCACGAAGACCCGCCTCGAAGACCTCGGGATCATCGACACGGAGAAGGTCCCGATCGACGTCGGCCGCCCCCGCCTCCGGCTCAAGCTCGGCGACGAGCGCCTCAACGGCCTCGACGCCGCCGAGCTCGCCGCCGAAGTTGCGGAGATGATGGCCTAA
- a CDS encoding DUF3054 domain-containing protein yields the protein MADSSFLATRLDRDAVPLAIGDLIALIVLLTIGALNHSTVEFLSANPLYLLEVYAPFLIGWILVAPLIGAYSAGAVETAKSSVPLAIRSWIPAAVVGLALRHFVFRGSAALTFAAVMLVLGSVVLGGWRALYFRFR from the coding sequence ATGGCTGACTCGTCGTTCCTCGCAACACGCCTCGACCGCGACGCCGTACCCCTCGCGATCGGCGACCTGATCGCACTGATCGTGCTGTTGACGATCGGCGCACTCAACCACAGCACCGTCGAGTTCCTGTCCGCGAACCCCCTGTACCTGCTCGAAGTGTACGCGCCGTTCCTGATCGGGTGGATCCTCGTCGCGCCCCTGATCGGCGCGTACTCGGCCGGCGCGGTCGAGACCGCGAAGTCGTCGGTTCCGCTGGCCATCCGGTCGTGGATCCCGGCCGCGGTCGTCGGGCTGGCGCTCCGCCACTTCGTCTTCCGCGGCAGCGCCGCCCTGACGTTCGCGGCGGTCATGCTCGTCCTCGGATCGGTCGTGCTCGGCGGCTGGCGCGCGCTGTACTTCCGGTTCCGGTAG
- a CDS encoding RAD55 family ATPase, whose protein sequence is MPSLPFGVARLDSILEGGAPPGNVVLLAGESGAGAREFLYTSAAMNALGHADAELFDLYYGDLPADAALPDEVHYLSFTADTGALTREMGYTMADEIVDAAIDGIEFRDLSPEYFQLSPIPRDWYEDETASITELGDRGEYEDVLTAFGDYLSAHADDSLVCIDSVTDLVSMVDDDTEWSDVAMVMKGLKKAAYEWGGLTLVLVNTDSITDREFGALMDAAGGTLQFTWESGGSQRARTMFVREFRGVLSRLESENIVRFETEIHEGGFDISDVRKIR, encoded by the coding sequence ATGCCGAGTCTTCCGTTCGGCGTCGCCCGGCTCGACTCGATCCTCGAGGGCGGGGCGCCGCCGGGGAACGTCGTGTTGCTCGCGGGCGAGTCCGGCGCCGGCGCGCGCGAGTTCCTGTACACCAGCGCGGCGATGAACGCCCTCGGACACGCCGACGCGGAGCTGTTCGACCTTTACTACGGCGACCTCCCCGCCGACGCGGCACTCCCGGATGAGGTTCACTACCTCTCTTTTACCGCCGACACGGGCGCACTCACCCGCGAGATGGGATACACGATGGCCGACGAGATCGTCGACGCCGCGATCGACGGGATCGAGTTCCGGGACCTCTCGCCGGAGTATTTCCAGCTCAGCCCGATCCCGCGCGACTGGTACGAAGACGAGACGGCGTCGATCACGGAGCTGGGCGACCGCGGCGAGTACGAGGACGTGCTCACCGCGTTCGGCGACTACCTGTCGGCACACGCCGACGACAGCCTCGTCTGTATCGACTCCGTGACCGATCTCGTCTCGATGGTCGACGACGACACCGAGTGGAGCGACGTGGCGATGGTGATGAAGGGGCTCAAGAAGGCGGCCTACGAGTGGGGCGGGCTCACCCTCGTGTTGGTGAACACCGACTCGATCACCGACCGCGAGTTCGGCGCGCTGATGGACGCGGCGGGCGGCACCCTCCAGTTCACGTGGGAGAGCGGCGGCTCGCAGCGCGCCAGAACAATGTTCGTCCGCGAGTTCCGCGGCGTGCTCTCCCGGCTGGAGTCCGAGAACATCGTCCGCTTCGAGACCGAGATCCACGAGGGCGGCTTCGACATCAGCGACGTGCGCAAGATCCGGTGA
- the glyA gene encoding serine hydroxymethyltransferase produces the protein MDHEHVREVDPEVADALAGERDRQEQTLAMIASENHVSEAVLEAQGSVLTNKYAEGYPGERYYAGCEYADEVETLAIDRAKELWGADHVNVQPHSGTQANQAVYYAVLDPGDKILSLDLNHGGHLSHGHPANFTGQIYEVEQYEVDADTGYIDYEGLREAAEEFEPDIVVSGYSAYPRTVDWEEIQAAADAVDAYHLADIAHITGLVAAGVHPSPVGVADFVTGSTHKTIRAGRGGIVMCDEEFADDIDKAVFPGGQGGPLMHNIAGKAVGFKEALDPSFDEYAQNVVDNAEVLAETLQDHGFSLVSGGTDNHLVLVDLRDSHPDLPGGDAADALAAANIVLNGNTVPGETRSPFNPSGIRVGTAGVTTRGFDADVMEEVGDLIHRVVDNVDSDDVIYEVGERVVELCDEHPLYE, from the coding sequence ATGGACCACGAGCACGTCCGGGAGGTCGATCCCGAGGTCGCCGACGCGCTGGCCGGGGAGCGAGACAGGCAGGAGCAGACGCTCGCGATGATCGCCAGCGAGAACCACGTCAGTGAGGCGGTACTGGAGGCGCAGGGGAGCGTCCTCACGAACAAGTACGCGGAGGGGTATCCGGGCGAGCGCTACTACGCCGGCTGCGAGTACGCCGACGAGGTCGAGACGCTCGCGATCGATCGCGCGAAAGAGCTGTGGGGCGCCGACCACGTCAACGTCCAGCCGCACTCCGGAACGCAGGCGAACCAGGCGGTCTACTACGCCGTACTCGATCCCGGCGACAAGATCCTCTCGCTCGATCTGAACCACGGCGGCCACCTCTCGCACGGCCACCCCGCGAACTTCACCGGGCAGATCTACGAGGTCGAGCAGTACGAGGTCGACGCCGACACCGGCTACATCGACTACGAGGGGCTCCGCGAGGCCGCCGAGGAGTTCGAGCCGGACATCGTCGTCTCCGGCTACTCCGCGTATCCGCGCACGGTCGACTGGGAGGAGATTCAGGCGGCCGCCGACGCCGTCGACGCCTACCACCTCGCCGACATCGCCCACATCACCGGGCTCGTCGCCGCGGGCGTCCACCCCTCGCCGGTCGGCGTCGCCGACTTCGTCACCGGCTCGACGCACAAGACGATCCGGGCCGGTCGCGGCGGGATCGTGATGTGCGACGAGGAGTTCGCGGACGACATCGACAAGGCGGTGTTCCCCGGCGGGCAGGGCGGGCCGCTCATGCACAACATCGCCGGCAAGGCGGTGGGGTTCAAGGAGGCGCTCGATCCCTCGTTCGACGAGTACGCGCAGAACGTGGTCGACAACGCCGAGGTACTCGCCGAGACGCTGCAGGACCACGGGTTCTCCCTCGTCTCCGGCGGCACCGACAACCACCTCGTGTTAGTCGACCTCCGGGACTCGCACCCGGACCTGCCCGGCGGCGACGCCGCGGATGCGCTCGCGGCCGCGAACATCGTTCTTAACGGGAACACGGTCCCCGGCGAGACCCGCTCGCCGTTCAATCCCTCGGGGATTCGCGTCGGGACCGCCGGAGTCACCACTCGCGGCTTCGACGCGGACGTAATGGAGGAGGTCGGCGACCTCATCCACCGCGTCGTCGACAACGTAGACAGCGACGACGTGATCTACGAGGTCGGCGAGCGCGTCGTCGAGCTGTGCGACGAGCACCCGCTGTACGAGTGA
- a CDS encoding DUF4013 domain-containing protein, producing the protein MLRGTVTALTRSADAAGVLVVGGLLTLLTWVVTPIWVGGALLFPPLVLLAPLALAPAFVARGYFVRVLTAGIATGNADGAPPFVAWNELYRNGLKSALLSAVLLAPLVLGAALAALAIGALGNGLVDLASVAEPVRAALGGGGVAAVGAVAGGLVGTVAAAYLLAFAYVRPAALAAFAASGRLRDGLHPRRVGRVAGSGTYATAWLVAAATLGAGYTLAGPFVPLVVGVALVFVVHVAAHGLYGRGAATALEVVDAGDEDGVTDPTAAEAVRVDRSDGPERPPTPEVPPMVQTGRSVPLGRTGVRETGAGGTRAGRARVDDSVPDGPGGAVGADGGFDWNAPDGKSVDRDGVSPDDTASGEFEWDVDVDDREDKN; encoded by the coding sequence ATGCTCCGGGGGACGGTAACCGCATTAACGCGCTCGGCCGACGCAGCCGGCGTCCTCGTCGTCGGCGGCCTCCTGACGCTGCTGACATGGGTCGTCACCCCGATCTGGGTCGGTGGCGCGCTGCTTTTTCCCCCGCTCGTCCTGCTCGCGCCGCTGGCGCTCGCCCCCGCGTTCGTTGCTCGCGGCTACTTCGTTCGCGTCCTCACTGCCGGGATCGCAACCGGGAACGCCGACGGCGCACCACCCTTCGTCGCGTGGAACGAGCTCTACCGAAACGGCCTCAAGTCCGCGCTTTTGAGTGCCGTCCTCCTCGCGCCGCTCGTGCTTGGGGCCGCGCTCGCAGCGCTCGCGATCGGCGCTCTCGGGAACGGGCTCGTCGATCTCGCGTCCGTCGCCGAGCCGGTCCGAGCGGCCCTCGGAGGCGGGGGCGTGGCGGCCGTCGGCGCGGTCGCGGGCGGGCTCGTCGGGACGGTCGCCGCGGCGTATCTCCTCGCGTTCGCGTACGTCAGGCCGGCGGCGCTCGCGGCGTTCGCCGCGTCCGGACGCCTCCGCGACGGCCTTCACCCGCGCCGCGTCGGCCGTGTCGCTGGCTCCGGCACGTACGCCACCGCGTGGCTGGTGGCGGCCGCAACGCTGGGCGCTGGCTACACGCTGGCTGGCCCGTTCGTCCCGCTCGTAGTCGGCGTCGCGCTCGTCTTCGTCGTCCACGTCGCCGCGCACGGTCTGTACGGGCGGGGTGCGGCGACGGCGCTGGAAGTGGTCGATGCGGGCGACGAAGACGGAGTGACCGATCCGACCGCGGCGGAAGCGGTCCGCGTCGATCGATCGGACGGCCCCGAACGCCCCCCGACTCCCGAGGTGCCGCCGATGGTGCAGACGGGGCGGTCAGTTCCGCTCGGGAGGACAGGGGTCCGTGAGACAGGAGCCGGTGGGACGAGGGCTGGCAGGGCGCGCGTCGACGACTCGGTGCCCGACGGGCCCGGTGGCGCCGTTGGGGCCGACGGTGGATTCGACTGGAACGCGCCCGACGGGAAGTCGGTCGATCGGGATGGAGTCAGCCCTGACGACACCGCCAGCGGTGAGTTCGAGTGGGATGTCGACGTCGACGACCGAGAAGACAAGAATTGA
- a CDS encoding ornithine cyclodeaminase family protein translates to MTDTLFLTSADVDDLAEPADYVAVVRDAYRQIGEGAPAEPRTKLLNREPPGMLTTYAAVLPETGAMGGYTYSAGFGAGDAWFMTPLFDAESGEPLALLDGASMNPFKTGAAGAVAVDALARADATEIAVIGSGAQARGQLATTATVRDFEAVRVFSPTAENREAFAEEFDDRLDADVSAVASASEALDGADVVITATTASEPVIDDADVEPGTHVTAMGQYHPKKNELPPELIARATYVPDIRARAAQDAGSFLAAIEAGLIDEDHVAADLGEVVAGEHPGRTSDDEVTVFDSGGTGIETVAAAHMLYKRASEDGRGQTIDFAPASEALTGK, encoded by the coding sequence ATGACCGACACCCTGTTCCTGACAAGCGCCGATGTCGACGACCTCGCCGAACCGGCCGACTACGTCGCGGTCGTTCGCGACGCCTACCGCCAGATCGGCGAAGGCGCGCCCGCGGAGCCGCGGACGAAACTGCTCAACCGCGAGCCGCCGGGAATGCTCACCACCTACGCCGCGGTGCTTCCGGAGACCGGCGCGATGGGCGGGTACACCTACTCCGCCGGCTTCGGCGCGGGCGACGCGTGGTTCATGACGCCGTTGTTCGACGCCGAGTCGGGCGAGCCGCTCGCGCTACTCGACGGCGCGTCGATGAACCCGTTTAAAACGGGTGCTGCGGGCGCGGTCGCGGTGGACGCGCTCGCTCGCGCTGACGCGACCGAGATCGCCGTGATCGGGAGCGGCGCGCAGGCCCGCGGCCAGCTCGCGACGACCGCGACCGTGCGCGACTTCGAGGCCGTTCGGGTGTTCTCCCCGACCGCGGAGAACCGCGAGGCGTTCGCCGAGGAGTTCGACGACCGGCTCGACGCCGACGTGTCGGCGGTCGCGAGCGCGAGCGAGGCCCTTGACGGCGCCGACGTGGTGATCACCGCGACGACCGCGAGCGAGCCCGTGATCGACGACGCCGATGTCGAGCCCGGTACCCACGTAACGGCAATGGGGCAGTATCACCCGAAGAAGAACGAGCTGCCGCCCGAGCTGATCGCGCGGGCGACGTACGTCCCCGATATCCGGGCGCGGGCGGCGCAGGACGCCGGGTCGTTCCTCGCGGCGATCGAGGCGGGGCTGATCGACGAGGACCACGTCGCCGCCGATCTGGGCGAGGTCGTCGCCGGCGAGCATCCGGGCCGGACGAGCGACGACGAGGTGACCGTCTTCGACTCGGGCGGGACCGGTATCGAGACGGTCGCGGCCGCGCACATGCTTTATAAGCGAGCAAGCGAGGACGGGCGGGGACAGACGATCGACTTCGCGCCCGCGAGCGAGGCGCTTACTGGGAAGTGA
- a CDS encoding cupin domain-containing protein has translation MDVLPDADVEAVEAVDGVFLTQGAAGDETSIQRFVIDPGAEVPEHDHPHEQVGVITEGTITFVVDGEDRVVEAGDTYVIPGSEPHAARNDGDEEVVGYDIFSPPRANPDWQE, from the coding sequence ATGGACGTACTCCCAGACGCGGACGTCGAGGCGGTGGAGGCGGTCGACGGCGTGTTCCTCACGCAGGGCGCCGCCGGCGACGAGACGAGCATCCAGCGGTTCGTCATCGACCCGGGCGCCGAAGTCCCCGAGCACGACCACCCCCACGAGCAGGTCGGCGTGATCACCGAGGGGACAATCACCTTCGTCGTCGACGGCGAGGACCGCGTGGTTGAAGCCGGAGACACGTATGTGATTCCGGGCAGCGAGCCGCACGCGGCGCGCAACGACGGCGACGAGGAAGTCGTCGGCTACGACATCTTCTCGCCGCCGCGGGCGAACCCGGACTGGCAGGAGTGA